One stretch of Carassius auratus strain Wakin unplaced genomic scaffold, ASM336829v1 scaf_tig00217761, whole genome shotgun sequence DNA includes these proteins:
- the LOC113102751 gene encoding uncharacterized protein LOC113102751 codes for MRERCDISCLIFSDMGKALKMSTRFRNVKIKLVRRSMVGPAKFSYLSQGLPQPSYKQTHPSDPSITSQPAEPDDVTPSCSESAYSKAKKRELHAWDAVKDEILKVTFECSAPITTQCVVCREHADYRCIECSSTAVFCEVCLKRIHRNSLHLPEKWNSVYYEPSSLGLFLYLPEGHGTHAVYTKDMKVIVSTGRLCLLQSPCVRVNQKPVLC; via the exons atgcgggaacgttgcgatatttcctgcttaatattttcag ataTGGGAAAAGCACTTAAGATGAGCACACGTTTCAGGAACGTTAAAATTAAGTTGGTGAGGAGGTCTATGGTGGGCCCTGCGAAGTTTTCTTACCTCAGTCAAGGTCTTCCCCAGCCCAGCTACAAACAGACCCACCCTTCAGACCCTTCTATTACATCTCAACCTGCTGAACCTGATGATGTGACACCGAGCTGTTCTGAGAGCGCATACAGTAAGGCAAAGAAGAGAGAGCTTCATGCCTGGGATGCAGTCAAGGATGAGATCCTTAAGGTGACGTTTGAATGTTCGGCACCGATCACTACCCAGTGTGTTGTCTGCCGAGAACATGCTGATTATAGGTGCATTGAGTGCAGCTCCACTGCAGTGTTCTGTGAGGTTTGCCTGAAGAGGATTCACAGAAATTCACTGCATCTTCCTGAAAAGTGGAAT AGTGTTTACTATGAGCCATCCTCCCTGGGGTTATTCCTATATTTACCTGAAGGCCATGGCACCCATGCTGTGTACACAAAGGACATGAAGGTCATTGTCAGCACAG GACGGCTCTGTCTGTTACAGTCACCATGTGTGCGTGTGAACCAGAAACCTGTACTCTGCTAA